The Leptospira kmetyi serovar Malaysia str. Bejo-Iso9 genome includes a window with the following:
- a CDS encoding C1 family peptidase → MRILKYSILSSVLLFCVHTSIFAQPSLRGLGMKQESSELLSSLKETNPYGISHRGLASSVDLSSSMPPVGNQGEQGSCVAWSTAYATKSFQEYIERKGSKDWSLRTSDGAPNYGKIFSPAFIYNQINGGRDNGSLISDAMRVMVEMGAAPWETMPYNAADYRTRPPQAAIDAASKYKAKEFLRVKTTDMSEVKAQLAEGKPVVAGILVYENFFNLKGDQIYKEGLGKTYGGHAIAIVGYDDSKNAVKFINSWGTDWGDQGYGYIDYRWFTRICQGAFVMIDQVETVSDQGKPDSNTPEPTSVASDSNPVAPSSITASQGSFTDKVLINWEIVPGAIGYEIHRKGPGDSDFAKVGLSGTNSFNDDGVQPNLAYRYKILTLTDSSSSDLSQGEVIGFAKTEELKPPPKVLGVKATQGQYDNKVELAWEPGDSSSEYQIFKWNKTQKRYNPIGNSKINSYVDNSAAKKGVVEIYVVSAKLNGKTGEPSDAASGFTAQPKTPPAKPLGLIASRGSYQNKVELKWQKVSGASKYYVFRYVKSGWIGGGAWEKISETGTEEFIDENLPARYAYYSVTAVNTDGKNGPFSSFAYGFTDPNKQRGVKLASPENLKGVLDAKTAKISLTWDKMKEASEYYVFRKKRGESKWTFLASSGNKNSFVADVPEKEILFLYSVTSKTDLGGESGNSLPVSAVLSTAVTAPKKRTFGGDSSLEKFKGPWTAMAWDGNNGVSQVLLEIESSDNVNYTVKFNKKKIFEGKYVEESPIIDKDGKFKIEIEKTGDALSVTMKDPSIVNQKSNLSFLKE, encoded by the coding sequence ATGAGAATTTTAAAATATTCTATTTTATCGTCGGTTTTACTTTTTTGCGTTCATACTTCGATCTTCGCACAACCTTCCTTGCGCGGTCTCGGAATGAAACAGGAATCGTCCGAACTTCTTTCTTCCTTAAAGGAAACGAATCCGTACGGAATCTCTCACAGAGGACTCGCTTCGAGCGTGGATCTTTCTTCTTCCATGCCTCCGGTCGGAAATCAAGGAGAACAAGGCAGTTGTGTCGCTTGGTCCACCGCATACGCGACCAAAAGTTTTCAGGAGTACATCGAACGTAAGGGTTCCAAGGATTGGTCTTTGAGAACTTCGGACGGCGCTCCGAATTACGGAAAAATATTCTCCCCCGCGTTTATCTACAATCAGATCAACGGCGGACGCGACAACGGATCCTTGATCTCCGACGCGATGCGCGTGATGGTGGAAATGGGAGCGGCTCCTTGGGAAACGATGCCTTACAACGCCGCCGATTATAGAACTCGTCCTCCGCAAGCGGCGATCGACGCGGCTTCCAAATACAAGGCGAAGGAATTCTTACGCGTAAAAACGACCGATATGAGCGAGGTCAAGGCCCAGCTTGCGGAAGGGAAACCGGTGGTTGCGGGAATTTTGGTGTATGAAAATTTCTTCAATCTCAAGGGAGATCAGATCTACAAAGAAGGTTTGGGGAAAACCTACGGAGGTCATGCGATCGCGATCGTCGGTTATGACGATTCCAAAAACGCGGTGAAGTTCATCAACTCTTGGGGAACCGATTGGGGCGATCAAGGTTACGGTTATATCGATTATCGTTGGTTTACCCGAATCTGCCAAGGCGCGTTCGTAATGATCGATCAGGTGGAAACCGTCAGCGATCAGGGAAAACCGGATTCCAATACTCCCGAACCTACGAGTGTCGCGAGTGATTCCAATCCCGTCGCGCCGTCTTCGATCACGGCTTCTCAGGGAAGTTTTACGGATAAGGTTTTGATCAACTGGGAAATCGTTCCCGGCGCGATCGGTTACGAAATACATAGAAAGGGTCCGGGAGATTCCGACTTTGCAAAGGTGGGACTTTCGGGAACGAACAGCTTTAACGACGACGGGGTTCAACCCAATCTCGCGTATCGTTATAAGATTTTGACTTTGACGGATTCTTCCTCTTCCGATTTGTCCCAAGGAGAAGTGATCGGTTTTGCAAAAACGGAAGAATTAAAACCTCCTCCCAAAGTGTTGGGCGTCAAAGCCACTCAGGGTCAATACGACAACAAGGTGGAACTCGCTTGGGAACCGGGCGATTCTTCCTCCGAATATCAGATTTTTAAATGGAATAAAACCCAGAAGAGATACAACCCGATCGGAAATTCCAAGATCAACAGTTACGTGGATAACTCCGCCGCGAAAAAAGGCGTTGTGGAAATCTACGTCGTGTCTGCTAAGCTGAACGGCAAAACCGGAGAACCTTCCGATGCGGCGAGCGGTTTTACGGCTCAACCGAAAACCCCGCCTGCAAAACCCCTGGGACTGATCGCGAGCCGAGGCTCTTATCAGAACAAGGTGGAATTGAAATGGCAAAAAGTTTCCGGCGCTTCCAAATACTACGTGTTCCGATACGTTAAGTCCGGTTGGATCGGCGGCGGAGCTTGGGAAAAAATTTCCGAAACGGGAACGGAAGAATTCATCGATGAGAATCTTCCCGCACGTTATGCGTATTACTCCGTAACCGCCGTGAACACGGACGGAAAGAACGGACCGTTCTCCAGTTTTGCGTACGGTTTTACGGACCCGAACAAACAAAGAGGAGTAAAACTCGCTTCCCCCGAAAATTTGAAAGGGGTTTTGGACGCGAAGACGGCCAAGATCAGTTTGACCTGGGATAAGATGAAAGAAGCGTCCGAATATTACGTTTTTCGCAAGAAGAGAGGAGAATCCAAATGGACCTTCCTCGCCTCTTCGGGTAACAAAAATTCTTTCGTAGCCGACGTTCCCGAAAAGGAAATTCTCTTTTTGTATTCGGTGACTTCCAAAACGGATCTGGGCGGTGAAAGCGGAAATTCTCTTCCCGTTTCCGCAGTGCTTTCGACGGCGGTGACCGCTCCGAAAAAAAGAACGTTCGGCGGAGATTCGAGTCTTGAAAAATTCAAAGGTCCTTGGACCGCGATGGCTTGGGACGGAAACAACGGAGTAAGTCAGGTTCTTTTGGAAATCGAAAGTTCGGATAACGTCAATTACACGGTGAAATTCAATAAGAAGAAGATCTTCGAAGGAAAATACGTGGAAGAATCCCCGATCATCGACAAGGACGGAAAGTTCAAAATCGAGATCGAAAAAACGGGAGACGCCCTTTCGGTTACGATGAAGGATCCTTCGATCGTAAATCAGAAATCCAATCTTTCTTTCTTAAAAGAATAA
- a CDS encoding EAL domain-containing protein, with protein MTTSKSPKIRSFDEGEIEQFKNVFINENRGKPIVLLRFQDIKSLSFLDFLQLVPIKISELHPGAENHYSYYCYGDKKNLLIGVAPVQVNGSNGNGFLNFDSVLGRFREVSIKNGSMNFDFGIARTQCNFISYVDEIFHELEVSSLKNLKDNLIRWSWTYLNRVNDYFAGEKADAVIQPIIHYNHKTHMYSMKGGEVFVGGEAYAGYADLIRDIPHDQDLNRIELLILEKLTMCCNGAPGLLKFNISPQTLIDTFDTDEKVTRFHNLLLNQNLNPALVRMELIEKPYEEAEITLKSVCRRFWNFGISFAADDFGVKSQSHQIVLDLGEMIKEFKLDPISFKFKADQDLTKFLDNLAFIDYCRRLSDNREAIITAEALEDIDSLNFLITHQVYYFQANLFCTKISIEEYKEIFMDMQNLPESVVNKILNSDELLLKLKEKGNIFKLAKELGLVP; from the coding sequence ATGACAACTTCTAAAAGTCCGAAGATCCGCTCCTTTGACGAAGGAGAAATTGAACAATTTAAAAACGTCTTTATCAACGAGAATCGGGGCAAACCGATCGTTCTACTTCGCTTTCAAGACATCAAATCCTTATCCTTTCTCGACTTTCTTCAACTGGTTCCGATCAAAATTTCGGAACTACATCCCGGCGCGGAGAATCATTATTCTTATTACTGTTACGGAGATAAGAAGAATCTTCTGATCGGAGTCGCGCCCGTTCAGGTCAACGGCTCGAACGGAAACGGATTTTTAAACTTCGATTCGGTTCTCGGAAGATTCCGGGAAGTTTCGATCAAAAACGGATCGATGAACTTCGATTTCGGAATCGCAAGAACCCAGTGTAATTTTATCTCTTATGTCGACGAAATCTTTCACGAGTTGGAAGTTTCTTCTCTCAAAAATCTCAAAGACAATCTCATCCGTTGGAGTTGGACGTATCTCAATCGTGTGAACGATTATTTCGCGGGCGAAAAAGCGGACGCGGTGATCCAGCCGATCATCCACTACAATCACAAAACCCATATGTATTCGATGAAGGGCGGAGAGGTTTTTGTGGGCGGAGAAGCTTACGCGGGTTATGCGGATCTCATTCGGGACATTCCTCACGATCAGGATTTGAACCGAATCGAACTTTTAATTTTGGAAAAACTGACCATGTGCTGCAACGGAGCTCCCGGTCTTTTGAAATTCAACATATCGCCGCAAACCCTGATCGATACGTTCGATACCGACGAAAAGGTGACTCGTTTTCACAATCTTCTTCTCAATCAAAACCTTAACCCGGCTCTCGTAAGAATGGAACTGATCGAAAAACCGTATGAGGAAGCGGAGATCACTCTGAAAAGCGTGTGCAGAAGATTTTGGAATTTCGGAATCAGTTTCGCCGCGGACGACTTCGGAGTCAAAAGTCAGAGCCACCAGATCGTTTTGGATCTCGGAGAAATGATCAAGGAATTCAAACTCGATCCGATCAGTTTTAAATTCAAGGCCGATCAGGATCTTACGAAATTTTTGGACAACCTCGCCTTTATCGATTATTGCAGAAGACTTTCGGACAACAGGGAAGCGATCATCACCGCGGAAGCCTTGGAAGACATCGATTCTTTGAACTTTTTAATCACCCACCAGGTTTATTATTTCCAGGCGAATCTTTTCTGTACGAAAATTTCGATCGAAGAATATAAGGAAATCTTTATGGATATGCAGAATCTTCCCGAATCGGTCGTGAATAAGATTCTGAATTCGGACGAACTTCTGTTGAAATTGAAAGAAAAGGGAAATATCTTTAAACTCGCCAAGGAACTCGGGCTCGTTCCTTAA
- a CDS encoding UTP--glucose-1-phosphate uridylyltransferase translates to MDSIKAKSEESILKKMSSEGMSSTFIQDFLKKTDQVRNGETGMVRWEEVGDLDPASDEITLEQIEAENSPGPEILKNLVVIKLNGGLGTSMGLSGPKSLIPLKEGMSFLEIFAKQSEVIQKKYNVSVPLILMDSFNTQKESQAELKRIGFVQKFPTSFLQHKVPRLLKEDLTPITCKNPDEEWCPPGHGDIWISLLETGLLDTLIESGYKIAFVSNGDNLGATVHPGILSYMLKEKLEFCMEMTPKTLADKKGGAIYRRIVNGKPENYQLLETAQVPQDHMHEFEGLGKFRTFSTNNLWIDLVALRERILQGNFELSLIVNPKTIDGKEVLQLETAMGSAIRNFNKVKGIIIPRDRFAPVKKCEDYLVRRSDAYRLLENFSITMSEERKKSGLGEVLITLDEKHYKKIQDFNRLFPEIPSLVQCTSLTVQGEVLFDQKVTIVGNVVVQNTGSTLKKISDLKMGTLESGKYSF, encoded by the coding sequence ATGGATTCGATAAAAGCAAAATCGGAAGAATCGATCTTAAAAAAAATGTCTTCCGAAGGTATGTCTTCCACCTTCATCCAGGACTTTTTGAAAAAAACGGATCAGGTTCGAAACGGCGAAACCGGAATGGTTCGTTGGGAAGAAGTGGGCGACCTCGATCCGGCTTCGGACGAAATCACCTTGGAACAAATCGAAGCGGAGAATTCTCCCGGTCCGGAAATTCTTAAAAATCTCGTGGTCATCAAACTCAACGGGGGGCTCGGAACCTCGATGGGACTTTCGGGTCCGAAATCCCTCATACCGCTTAAGGAAGGAATGTCCTTTCTGGAAATTTTCGCGAAACAATCCGAAGTCATTCAAAAGAAGTATAACGTTTCCGTTCCTTTGATCCTGATGGACAGCTTTAACACACAAAAGGAAAGTCAGGCGGAATTGAAACGGATCGGATTCGTGCAGAAATTTCCCACGTCCTTTTTACAACATAAGGTGCCCCGTCTTTTGAAAGAGGACCTAACACCGATTACGTGCAAAAATCCGGATGAAGAATGGTGTCCGCCGGGTCACGGAGACATTTGGATCTCGCTTTTGGAAACCGGACTTCTGGACACGTTGATCGAAAGCGGATATAAGATCGCTTTCGTTTCCAACGGAGATAACTTAGGCGCAACGGTTCATCCGGGAATTCTTTCCTATATGTTGAAGGAAAAACTGGAATTCTGTATGGAGATGACTCCGAAAACTCTCGCCGATAAAAAGGGCGGAGCGATTTACAGAAGAATCGTAAACGGAAAACCGGAAAACTATCAATTGTTGGAAACGGCTCAGGTTCCGCAGGATCATATGCACGAGTTCGAGGGACTCGGCAAGTTTAGAACGTTTTCTACGAACAATCTATGGATCGATCTGGTCGCCCTTCGGGAAAGAATTCTTCAAGGAAACTTCGAACTTTCGTTGATCGTAAATCCGAAAACGATCGACGGAAAGGAAGTCCTACAACTCGAAACCGCGATGGGCTCCGCGATCCGAAATTTCAACAAGGTAAAAGGAATCATCATTCCTCGGGACCGATTCGCTCCCGTAAAAAAATGCGAAGACTATCTCGTGCGAAGATCGGACGCGTATCGTCTTCTGGAAAACTTTTCGATCACGATGTCCGAAGAGAGAAAGAAATCGGGGTTAGGCGAAGTGTTGATTACCCTGGACGAGAAACATTATAAAAAGATCCAAGACTTCAATCGACTCTTTCCTGAGATTCCTTCTTTAGTGCAATGCACCTCGTTGACCGTCCAGGGCGAGGTATTATTCGATCAAAAGGTCACAATCGTGGGTAACGTTGTCGTTCAAAACACGGGTTCGACACTGAAGAAAATATCAGATTTGAAAATGGGAACTTTGGAATCCGGAAAATATTCCTTTTAG
- a CDS encoding FlgO family outer membrane protein: MKHSIFIIFLSLILLVDCASAGRGSKRNLPKPLNEVLAEVSSSLKKQIAANRENSFPDKKNALKLAILPLLNEVGASTVLGVTIASQLLPQMSEPGKIVLVEKSQLNRLIDEQSFQKTGLVLSDENLEIGKLAGVDLLVLGTVQFNDQTFLLQIRVVSLRSGEILAVSESVFDSDDTLYDQSRLAIPKTSK, from the coding sequence ATGAAACATTCAATTTTTATTATATTTCTATCTTTGATTCTGCTTGTGGATTGCGCAAGCGCAGGACGCGGATCTAAACGAAATCTTCCCAAACCTTTGAACGAGGTTTTAGCGGAGGTTTCTTCCAGCTTAAAAAAACAGATCGCGGCCAATCGTGAGAATTCCTTCCCGGATAAAAAGAACGCTTTGAAACTCGCCATTCTTCCGTTGTTAAACGAAGTCGGCGCTTCCACCGTTTTGGGTGTTACGATCGCTTCTCAACTTTTGCCGCAGATGTCCGAACCGGGAAAAATAGTCCTCGTGGAAAAATCCCAACTCAACCGATTGATCGACGAGCAAAGTTTTCAAAAGACGGGGCTCGTTCTTTCGGATGAGAATTTGGAAATCGGAAAGTTAGCGGGTGTGGATCTTCTGGTTTTGGGAACGGTTCAGTTTAACGATCAGACGTTCTTGCTTCAGATTCGAGTGGTTTCTCTCCGGTCCGGCGAAATTCTCGCCGTATCCGAATCCGTTTTCGATTCGGACGACACTCTGTATGATCAATCTCGGCTTGCGATTCCAAAAACCTCGAAGTAA
- a CDS encoding 7TM diverse intracellular signaling domain-containing protein — MILKLRKKIAFFFLTLAFSGVLSVVHSQDVSQNETDRAHSSEFEPNVVMEDWDLQPYLTYYEDKSGKLSFPEIQKVFRSGKSIPLFNNSLGYSEAAIWVRIPVANPEKGTRNWVLLFSYSLIDSLQFYSVRNGNEPLVVSGDELPFSSRLAENRNFPFQLSEPPLSKNDYYLRIESKSSIIVPLSAYSRTEFLEQTAKEYTALGFYYGTMTVMFIYNLFLLLTTRDRSYLYYSIFIFFDILFQLTLNGLSFQFLWPNNPQWGNVSLPFFMFSAFLAACLFGKSFLESAKITPITNRFYYPIMAICAFGCIGSLTFFSYTFSVVSSILVLLIVLALILVNSLQCVWKGHRPARFFLTAWFVLILGSFLYAMKAFGIFPDNFFTQWGLQIGSAIEVALLSLGLADRIKQLSLNLETQATTLNLLKQRHEQSAVQYKNLYEGEEDFLFDLDSNGTITGSNKSISTFLGFKPQDVIGKNFLELMYNTGGLEDAFKKLYVMERMEELSSTGKPVYFRADFVQKYLKEPKELQVRLQILEHESGRDILGRAFEPDQDLMGRFLDEERIVFSMNNYLQNAELLSQRLTFNLVRFTDPTITLSIRTSLREMLINAIEHGNLNISNEDKARSLKNGNYFQFILTRQNDPYYRDKKILVEYFLSRQKVGYRITDEGKGFNHARIVRKALSKTDETTSLQTRGIAFALSTFDVVKFNSTGNRVTLVKYF, encoded by the coding sequence GTGATTTTAAAACTCCGGAAAAAAATCGCCTTCTTCTTTTTGACGTTGGCTTTTTCCGGAGTTCTTTCCGTTGTCCATTCTCAGGACGTTTCCCAAAACGAAACCGATCGAGCGCATTCTTCCGAGTTCGAACCGAACGTTGTGATGGAAGACTGGGATCTTCAACCGTATCTAACGTATTACGAGGACAAGTCCGGAAAACTTTCCTTTCCCGAAATTCAAAAAGTGTTTCGTTCCGGAAAATCCATTCCTCTTTTTAACAACAGTCTTGGATATTCGGAGGCGGCGATTTGGGTAAGGATTCCGGTCGCCAATCCCGAAAAAGGAACGAGGAACTGGGTTCTTCTTTTCTCATACAGTTTGATCGATTCTTTGCAATTTTATTCGGTTCGAAACGGGAACGAGCCTTTGGTTGTTTCCGGAGACGAACTTCCGTTTTCTTCCCGGCTTGCGGAGAATCGAAACTTTCCGTTTCAGTTGAGCGAACCTCCGCTTTCCAAAAACGATTATTACCTTCGGATCGAATCGAAAAGTTCGATCATCGTTCCTTTGTCCGCGTATTCCAGAACCGAGTTTTTGGAACAAACCGCGAAAGAATACACGGCGCTCGGTTTTTATTACGGAACCATGACCGTGATGTTCATCTACAATCTGTTTCTTTTGCTGACGACTCGGGATAGAAGTTATCTTTACTATAGTATATTCATCTTTTTTGATATTCTGTTTCAGCTTACGTTGAACGGATTGTCCTTTCAATTTTTGTGGCCGAATAACCCGCAGTGGGGAAACGTAAGCCTTCCGTTTTTTATGTTCTCCGCTTTTTTGGCGGCCTGTCTTTTCGGAAAATCGTTTTTGGAATCCGCCAAGATCACTCCGATCACGAACCGTTTCTACTATCCGATCATGGCGATCTGCGCGTTCGGCTGTATCGGTTCTTTGACCTTTTTCAGTTATACGTTCAGCGTGGTTTCGAGCATTCTCGTTTTGTTGATCGTTCTCGCTTTGATTTTAGTCAACAGCCTTCAATGCGTTTGGAAAGGACATCGCCCCGCGAGATTCTTTTTAACGGCTTGGTTCGTTTTGATTTTGGGAAGTTTTTTATACGCGATGAAGGCGTTCGGAATTTTTCCGGATAATTTTTTCACGCAGTGGGGATTGCAGATCGGTTCGGCGATCGAGGTCGCTCTTCTTTCGTTGGGACTCGCGGATCGGATCAAACAACTTTCCTTAAACTTGGAAACCCAAGCGACTACGTTGAATCTTCTCAAACAAAGACACGAACAATCCGCGGTTCAATACAAGAATCTTTACGAAGGAGAAGAGGATTTTCTTTTCGATCTCGATTCCAACGGAACGATCACGGGAAGCAACAAATCCATTTCCACGTTTTTGGGATTCAAACCCCAGGACGTGATCGGAAAGAATTTTTTAGAACTCATGTACAACACGGGCGGACTCGAAGACGCATTCAAAAAACTGTATGTGATGGAAAGAATGGAGGAATTGTCCTCCACGGGAAAACCGGTTTATTTTCGTGCGGACTTCGTTCAAAAATATCTGAAGGAACCGAAGGAACTCCAAGTTCGTCTTCAGATTTTGGAACACGAATCGGGACGCGACATTTTGGGGAGGGCGTTCGAACCCGATCAGGATCTGATGGGAAGATTTTTGGACGAGGAACGAATCGTTTTTTCCATGAACAACTATTTGCAAAACGCGGAACTTCTCAGCCAAAGACTTACGTTCAACCTAGTACGATTTACCGATCCGACGATCACACTTTCCATCCGAACCAGTCTCCGGGAAATGCTCATCAACGCGATCGAACACGGAAACCTAAACATATCCAACGAGGACAAAGCGAGATCCTTAAAGAACGGAAATTACTTTCAGTTTATTCTTACCCGGCAAAACGATCCGTATTATAGGGATAAAAAAATTCTCGTGGAATATTTTCTTTCCAGACAGAAAGTAGGTTATAGAATCACGGACGAAGGGAAGGGATTCAATCACGCGAGAATCGTTCGAAAGGCGCTTTCCAAAACGGACGAAACCACTTCTTTGCAAACCAGGGGAATCGCGTTCGCTCTTTCCACATTCGACGTCGTTAAGTTTAATTCCACGGGGAACCGAGTCACCTTGGTGAAATATTTCTAA
- a CDS encoding TraB/GumN family protein — MAKTSLKEKTKPERKKKVSGSEPIETIKLGKATVTILGTAHISQKSIDEVQRIIREEKPDTVCVELCNSRMRSVKDSEHWKKLDIFKVFKERKMYLLLSSLILSAFQKKLGKGSIRPGDEMRMAIFEGEKIGAKIVPIDREVSTTLKRAWWNIGFFNRMLLLSALLTSLFVKEDISEEKIEEMKSEDVLKDLFSQLPKRYESIKNVIIDERDSYLAQKIRDSAKEGKKIFAVVGAGHLQGIVNQIQEERDIAPLDHLPQKTALDRWKGLLVPGIFLGLILTVFYFGGRQQGQDFVLRWILVKGGLAALGAIISLAHPLSVILAFLAAPVGNFNPIIKPGWVAALCESWLRKPLVEDFERIAQDSEHWKGYWKNNVIRIFLVFMLPQIGSSIGTFIVTADFFRFLKGLL, encoded by the coding sequence ATGGCAAAAACATCACTCAAAGAAAAGACAAAACCCGAACGTAAGAAAAAAGTTTCCGGTTCGGAACCGATCGAAACGATCAAACTCGGCAAGGCGACCGTTACGATTCTCGGGACGGCTCATATCAGCCAAAAAAGTATCGACGAGGTGCAAAGAATCATCCGGGAAGAAAAGCCGGACACGGTTTGCGTCGAACTCTGTAATTCCAGAATGCGTTCCGTAAAGGACAGCGAACACTGGAAGAAACTGGATATATTCAAAGTTTTTAAAGAAAGAAAAATGTATCTTCTTCTTTCGAGTCTGATTCTTTCCGCGTTTCAGAAAAAACTCGGCAAGGGTTCCATCCGTCCCGGCGACGAGATGAGAATGGCGATCTTCGAAGGCGAAAAAATCGGAGCGAAGATCGTTCCGATCGATCGGGAAGTTTCGACAACCTTAAAAAGAGCCTGGTGGAACATCGGATTTTTCAATCGTATGCTTCTTCTTTCCGCTCTGTTGACTTCCTTGTTCGTGAAAGAGGATATCTCCGAGGAAAAAATCGAAGAGATGAAATCGGAAGACGTCCTCAAGGATCTATTCTCCCAACTTCCGAAACGTTATGAATCCATTAAGAACGTTATCATCGACGAACGAGATTCTTATCTCGCTCAAAAGATCCGGGATTCCGCAAAGGAAGGAAAGAAAATTTTCGCGGTTGTCGGCGCGGGTCATTTACAAGGAATCGTAAATCAGATCCAGGAAGAACGGGACATCGCTCCACTCGACCATCTTCCTCAAAAAACCGCGCTCGACCGTTGGAAAGGACTGCTGGTTCCCGGAATTTTTCTCGGTTTGATCCTGACCGTTTTTTATTTCGGAGGAAGACAACAAGGACAAGATTTCGTTCTTCGTTGGATTCTCGTCAAAGGCGGATTGGCCGCGTTAGGCGCCATTATCTCTCTCGCACATCCTTTGTCCGTGATTCTCGCGTTTTTGGCGGCTCCCGTCGGAAACTTCAACCCGATCATCAAACCGGGTTGGGTCGCCGCGTTATGCGAGTCTTGGCTTCGTAAACCTCTTGTGGAGGATTTCGAAAGAATCGCCCAGGATTCGGAACACTGGAAAGGATATTGGAAGAACAACGTGATCCGTATCTTTCTCGTGTTTATGCTTCCTCAAATCGGAAGCAGCATCGGAACGTTTATCGTAACCGCGGACTTCTTCCGCTTTCTCAAAGGTTTGTTGTGA
- a CDS encoding chemotaxis protein CheD, with protein MLAKGSKVVNVGIADIQAAQSPEILRTTLGSCIGVVFYAPEKKVGAMAHFMLSKDPGGKDSQKNPFKYAETAIPLLIKKMSEMGCNPGDYSVRLFGGASMFKGVQSSFLQNIGEQNILTARAILEQSKIPLIVEDVGGNDGRTISLYLDDGRVLLKKGGFEKYLYKVR; from the coding sequence ATGCTCGCAAAAGGATCGAAAGTAGTCAACGTAGGAATCGCGGACATACAAGCCGCCCAATCTCCGGAGATTTTAAGAACCACTTTGGGTTCCTGCATCGGAGTCGTGTTTTACGCTCCCGAGAAAAAGGTCGGGGCGATGGCTCACTTTATGCTCTCCAAGGATCCGGGAGGAAAAGACTCCCAAAAGAATCCTTTCAAATACGCCGAAACGGCCATTCCCTTATTGATCAAAAAGATGAGCGAAATGGGTTGTAATCCCGGAGATTATTCCGTGAGACTCTTCGGCGGCGCCTCCATGTTCAAGGGGGTTCAATCAAGTTTTCTACAAAATATCGGAGAGCAGAATATTCTTACCGCGAGAGCCATCTTAGAACAAAGTAAAATTCCATTGATCGTAGAAGACGTCGGCGGCAACGACGGAAGGACCATCAGTTTGTACTTGGACGACGGTCGCGTTCTTTTAAAAAAAGGCGGGTTTGAAAAGTACCTCTATAAGGTCAGGTAA
- a CDS encoding HDOD domain-containing protein, translated as MKEKIDQLFLNDAQLPRISSVVTKVMQMVQKQDVAIPDLAKEISNDPGLTTEVIKLSNSAYYRAAKPIKTVQESLMTLGIKTVKDIILLTAARGILKKDLKGYQVEAEDNWIHSLTVAELSKRICEQKKLKVGSDLAFTGGLLHNIGKVILADFFPTVIVNLREELKAHSSSFEELERKHFGYSHEETGAKLLEKWNFPKELVHVALNYGHPEDENEFPELVAVIHVSHSISVAAGVGIDIAGLSTPISNKALQILGITDSDLQMYYTVLPEIQKHIRELIQA; from the coding sequence ATGAAAGAAAAAATAGACCAGCTCTTTTTAAACGACGCTCAACTTCCTAGAATCTCATCCGTAGTAACGAAAGTGATGCAGATGGTTCAAAAACAGGACGTGGCGATTCCCGATCTTGCAAAAGAAATTTCGAACGATCCCGGACTTACCACCGAAGTGATCAAACTTTCCAACTCGGCTTATTACCGGGCGGCAAAGCCGATCAAAACCGTACAGGAATCCTTAATGACCTTGGGAATCAAAACGGTAAAGGATATCATTCTTCTTACCGCGGCGAGAGGGATCTTAAAAAAAGATCTCAAAGGATATCAAGTAGAAGCGGAAGACAACTGGATTCATTCGTTGACGGTCGCCGAACTTTCCAAAAGAATCTGCGAACAAAAAAAACTCAAAGTAGGATCGGATCTCGCGTTTACAGGCGGACTTCTGCACAATATCGGCAAGGTCATTCTCGCGGATTTTTTTCCCACGGTCATCGTCAATCTCAGGGAAGAATTAAAAGCACATTCCTCTTCCTTTGAAGAATTGGAACGAAAACATTTCGGTTATTCTCACGAGGAGACGGGCGCTAAACTATTAGAAAAATGGAATTTTCCAAAAGAATTAGTTCACGTCGCTCTCAACTATGGTCATCCCGAAGACGAGAATGAATTTCCCGAATTGGTTGCGGTGATTCACGTATCGCATTCCATTTCGGTTGCGGCCGGAGTGGGAATCGACATCGCCGGTTTGTCGACTCCGATTTCCAATAAAGCTTTGCAGATTTTAGGAATCACCGATTCTGACTTGCAGATGTATTACACGGTTCTTCCGGAAATACAGAAACATATCCGTGAGTTAATCCAGGCTTGA